In the genome of Fusarium fujikuroi IMI 58289 draft genome, chromosome FFUJ_chr02, one region contains:
- a CDS encoding probable IRE1-protein kinase — protein MLRRPPGEGRRALQQQRLFIAFAIILLPWLQLVDAQQQHRPVEPGLPQLQRPGGRSQQLADDAVHQWAATPVDVTKSARETVKNVRRASVANQRQRQQQKNEPARKNRKREYENENEHIIIPDDASALATLAPAQSVGAPNPSRRSSSSSIPASGLASPQIARSLKDWEVEDFVLLATVDGDLYANDRRTGKERWHLEVDHPMVETKHHRSERSILDENYHQVDHYVWAVEPNRDGGIYLWAPDSNRGFVKTGFTMKKLVEELAPYADESSPVVYTGDKKTTMITLDAATGRVLKWFGATGSHVNEAESCARPDTLYDENNQECSSTGTITLGRTEYTVGIQRREDGLPIATLRYSEWSPNNYDSDLFQQHQSSLDKKYITSQHDGKVYAFDYARSEKAEPLFSEHFAAPVARVFDVCRPGDATSDSNPDLVVLPQPPMPPQDETHARMRSNSIFLNQTRSGDWYVMSGRSYPLIIHAPIAQLSRPDWWDIAPSWDTINQTKLSKVLVGTHFLDTVNNRGGTHTPSLPAGAIEGPEVYDVYDGHDDFENNDSKTTDLTFSDEPTLFANVKRVHIMAAQSVKDFITNPVVIIIFVSLLYFNNKNIRRHLQRGKRRGFWNELQNILGFVEAPVYTEQPDEVDSSDTDGNVDYLAGPVSDEPKPEAPGDNIEVKAKESVVPAPESSNLEPGTLPQTPIKEVELSDREATPKPKRKTHGKRSVDTPDTPQPQPQTKATATNESQDGGAPEKKKKAHRGRRGGVKHRKGRAQETSLSRGDDPATATVEDAVNNAKKLGERPSLEPDVMTVHDDMQSVTGSTIRMGNIEVNTDEQLGTGSNGTLVFAGKFDGRAVAVKRMLIQFYDIASQETRLLRESDDHPNVIRYYSQQIRDGFLYIALERCAASLADVVEKPNYFRDLANAGRHDLPNILYQITNGISHLHELRIVHRDLKPQNILVNMGKDGKPRMLVSDFGLCKKLEGGQSSFGATTGRAAGTSGWRAPELLLDDDAREGAMMEASTQSGSGSVLVDDNMMPRRATRAIDIFSLGLVFFYVLTNGSHPFDCGDRYMREVNIRKGQYNLDLLDSLGDFAYEAKDLIASMLEADPKNRPNAKEIMAHPFFWSPKKRLAFLCDVSDHFEKEPRDPPSPALAELERHAGDVTRSDFLKVLPRDFVDSLGKQRKYTGSRLLDLLRALRNKKNHYEDMPEALKKTVGPLPEGYLAFWTVRFPMLLLTCWNVVWSVRWENSDRFREYYEPAAL, from the exons ATGCTGCGACGACCTCCGGGCGAGGGGCGTCGGGCCCTACAGCAACAGAGActcttcatcgcctttgCTATTATACTTCTTCCATGGCTacagcttgttgatgctcagcagcagcatcgacCAGTTGAACCAGGTCTACCACAACTGCAGCGCCCCGGCGGCCGCAGTCAGCAGCTCGCCGATGATGCCGTCCATCAATGGGCCGCGACGCCCGTTGACGTGACCAAATCGGCTCGAGAGACTGTCAAGAATGTAAGGCGGGCTTCCGTTGCCAACCAACGACAGcgacagcagcagaagaacgAGCCTGCCCGTAAGAACCGGAAAAGAGAATACGAAAACGAAAACGAACATATAATTATCCCTGACGATGCGAGCGCCCTCGCAACTTTGGCTCCGGCTCAGTCCGTAGGAGCACCAAACCCTTCACGACggtccagcagcagcagcattcCTGCTTCTGGACTTGCCTCGCCGCAGATTGCGCGGAGTCTGAAGGACTGGGAAGTGGAAGACTTTGTGCTTCTGGCGACCGTCGATGGAGACCTATACGCCAATGACCGAAGAACCGGAAAAGAGCGTTGGCATCTCGAAGTCGACCACCCTATGGTAGAGACCAAGCACCACCGTTCAGAAAGGTCCATTCTCGATGAAAATTATCACCAAGTCGACCATTATGTTTGGGCTGTTGAGCCTAACCGTGATGGTGGAATATACCTCTGGGCCCCCGACTCCAATCGTGGATTTGTCAAGACTGGCTTcaccatgaagaagcttgtcgaAGAACTGGCCCCTTATGCCGACGAAAGCTCCCCCGTCGTCTATACAGGTGACAAGAAGACTACTATGATTACTCTTGATGCAGCCACCGGGAGAGTTCTAAAATGGTTCGGTGCTACAGGATCTCATGTAAACGAAGCCGAAAGCTGCGCGCGCCCTGACACGTTGTACGACGAGAACAACCAGGAGTGTAGCTCTACTGGAACAATCACTCTGGGCAGAACCGAATATACTGTTGGTATCCAGCGTCGTGAGGACGGTCTTCCCATCGCTACCCTCAGGTATTCCGAGTGGAGCCCCAACAACTACGACAGTGACCTATTTCAACAGCACCAGTCCTCattagataaaaagtatatcACAAGCCAGCATGACGGCAAGGTCTACGCGTTCGACTACGCAAGGTCCGAAAAGGCAGAGCCGCTTTTCAGCGAACACTTCGCAGCACCTGTGGCCCGAGTCTTTGATGTATGCCGACCAGGAGATGCTACATCAGACAGTAATCCCGACCTTGTGGTCCTCCCTCAACCGCCAATGCCCCCACAAGATGAGACCCACGCCCGTATGCGCAGCAACAGTATCTTTCTCAATCAGACCCGGTCTGGGGATTGGTATGTCATGTCTGGACGATCGTACCCTCTTATTATTCATGCCCCCATCGCTCAACTATCCCGCCCTGATTGGTGGGACATTGCTCCCTCGTGGGACACCATCAACCAAACCAAGCTCTCGAAAGTCCTGGTAGGCACACATTTTCTCGACACTGTCAACAACAGAGGTGGCACACACACGCCAAGCTTGCCTGCCGGTGCAATCGAGGGACCAGAAGTGTACGACGTATacgatggccatgatgatttTGAGAATAATGACTCGAAAACCACGGACCTAACATTTTCGGATGAACCTACCTTGTTCGCCAACGTCAAAAGGGTGCATATAATGGCAGCCCAAAGCGTCAAGGATTTCATCACCAATCCCGTGGTCATCATCATATTTGTTTCGTTGCTTTatttcaacaacaagaatATCCGTCGTCACCTCCAGCGAGGGAAGCGAAGAGGTTTTTGGAACGAATTGCAAAATATACTGGGTTTTGTTGAAGCCCCTGTCTATACGGAGCAACCGGATGAAGTTGATAGCAGCGACACTGACGGCAACGTTGACTACTTGGCCGGCCCAGTCAGCGATGAACCAAAACCCGAAGCACCTGGAGACAATATTGAGGTGAAGGCCAAAGAATCGGTGGTCCCTGCCCCTGAATCATCCAATTTGGAGCCCGGAACATTACCCCAAACGCCTATCAAAGAGGTAGAGCTCAGCGATAGGGAAGCGACTCCGAAGCCTAAGAGGAAGACTCACGGCAAGAGGTCAGTTGATACTCCCGatactcctcaacctcaacctcaaaccaAGGCTACGGCCACAAATGAAAGTCAGGATGGTGGAGCtccagaaaagaagaagaaggctcacAGAGGTAGACGCGGGGGTGTCAAACATCGCAAAGGGCGTGCCCAGGAAACCTCCCTATCTCGAGGCGATGATCCGGCTACGGCCACTGTCGAGGATGCGGTGAACAACGCGAAGAAGCTGGGCGAAAGGCCTAGCCTGGAGCCGGACGTAATGACTGTGCATGACGACATGCAGTCTGTGACAGGCTCGACGATTCGTATGGGAAACATCGAGGTGAACACAGATGAGCAATTGGGCACAGGAAGCAATGGCACTCTAGTCTTTGCTGGCAAATTCGACGGAAGAGCGGTCGCCGTCAAACGCATGTTGATTCAGTTTTATGACATCGCGTCCCAAGAGACAAGGCTATTGAGAGAGAGTGATGATCACCCGAATG TAATTCGTTACTACTCTCAACAGATCCGCGATGGATTTCTCTACATTGCCCTAGAGCGTTGCGCCGCTTCGTTAGCGGACGTGGTCGAAAAGCCCAACTATTTCCGGGACCTTGCCAACGCCGGCCGACACGATTTGCCAAACATCCTTTACCAGATCACCAACGGCATCAGCCACCTGCACGAACTCCGAATCGTACATCGTGACCTCAAGCCACAGAATATTTTGGTCAATATGggcaaggatggcaagcctAGAATGCTAGTGTCTGATTTCGGGCTTTGCAAAAAGCTGGAGGGCGGTCAATCATCCTTCGGCGCCACTACGGGTCGTGCCGCTGGAACGTCAGGCTGGCGTGCTCCTGAGCTTCTcctcgatgacgatgctCGAGAaggtgccatgatggaggcCAGCACCCAAAGTGGCTCTGGCTCGGTTTTGGTCGACGATAACATGATGCCCCGGCGCGCTACTCGTGCGATTGACATTTTCTCGCTTGGGCTGGTCTTCTTCTATGTTTTGACCAACGGATCGCATCCCTTTGATTGCGGCGATCGCTATATGCGAGAAGTTAATATTCGAAAAGGGCAGTATAATCTGGACCTTCTCGACTCTCTAGGCGACTTTGCCTACGAGGCTAAGGACCTTATCGCCTCCATGCTTGAAGCAGACCCCAAGAACCGTCCTAATGCCAAGGAAATCATGGCCCACCCCTTCTTCTGGTCGCCCAAAAAGAGGCTCGCATTCCTTTGCGACGTCTCGGACCACTTTGAAAAGGAGCCGAGGGACCCTCCTTCGCCCGCACTGGCCGAGTTGGAAAGGCACGCAGGCGATGTGACGAGAAGTGACTTCTTGAAGGTCTTGCCACGTGACTTCGTTGACTCCCTCGGGAAGCAACGCAAATACACTGGTAGCCGGCTTCTTGACCTGCTTCGGGCCCTGCGGAATAAGAAAAATCACTATGAAGACATGCCTGAGGCACTCAAAAAGACCGTGGGCCCCCTGCCTGAAGGTTATCTCGCATTTTGGACTGTTAGATTCCCTATGCTATTGCTAACTTGCTGGAACGTTGTGTGGAGCGTGCGGTGGGAAAATTCGGACAGATTCCGCGAGTATTATGAACCCGCGGCCCTTTAG
- a CDS encoding related to PRT1-translation initiation factor eIF3 subunit produces the protein MAPSFDHLREADLDDDEFNDDDIDISDLRERFEVSLEQGYDSFVVIDGLPQVTEEQKPKLVKFLLKKLNTVGKTREDLIHMPMGDDGKSFRFAFVEYGSPAEAAAATRELDLTPLDKKHILRVNKFTDIERYGREGRIDETYQPPHIDEFTEKEHLRWFLKDPSGRGRDQFVMYKGESVGVYWNNEKDQPENIVERQHWTETFVQWSPLGTYLTSVHAQGVQLWGGPSWTRQARFAHPFVNLVAFSPGEKYIVTWSNRPISIPDEGHPALSIDDHGKNYVIWDIATAKPLRSFANLEPPKVEDGKPPPKMQWPAFKWSADDKYVARLNPGQSISVYELPRMNLLDKTSIKIEGVVDFDWAPATPKRDGVKDYEQLFCYWTPEIGSNPAKVGLMSVPSKQVVRSLNLFSVSDAKLHWQSEAAYICVKVDRHSKSKKSQATTLEIFRVKEKGVPVEVVDTIKDTVINFAWEPKGDRFAIISTTEPVGVTAVPPKTAVSFFCPEKAKKGQQVGNFKHLRTLDKKNSNAIYWSPRGRFVVIATIANQQSSDLDFFDLDFEGEKPESDKDLTANLQAMNTADHYGVTDVEWDPSGRFVASWASAWKHSMENGYHIYDFKGEALREEPIEKFKQFSWRPRPATLLTKEEQKAVRKNLREYSRVFEQEDADRGASADLAVVEARRHMLEEWYNWRESVEGEILEEREALGLPKDPHAPLLEAYTKSLEGLTSEADRVIEEIVEEVIEESEEILA, from the exons ATGGCGCCCTCTTTCGACCACCTCCGCGAGGCCGaccttgacgatgacgagttCAACGACGATGATATTGATATCTCCGATCTGCGAGAACGATTCGAGGTTTCGCTGGAGCAAGGCTATGACAGCTTCGTGGTTATCGATGGCCTGCCTCAAGTCACAGAGGAGCAGAAGCccaagcttgtcaagttcttgttgaagaagctcaacacAGTCGGCAAGACACGCGAGGACTTGATACATATGCCCATGGGTGACGATGGAAAGTCTTTCCG ATTCGCCTTTGTCGAATACGGTTCGCccgctgaggctgctgccgCCACTCGCGAGCTCGACCTCACCCCCCTCGACAAGAAGCACATTCTCCGCGTCAACAAGTTCACCGACATCGAGCGATATGGACGAGAAGGCCGTATCGACGAGACCTACCAACCCCCTCACATCGACGAGTTCACCGAGAAGGAGCATCTGCGATGGTTCCTCAAGGATCCCTCAGGCCGTGGTCGAGACCAGTTCGTTATGTACAAGGGCGAGAGCGTCGGCGTCTACTGGAACAACGAGAAGGATCAGCCTGAGAACATCGTTGAGCGACAGCACTGGACTGAGACATTTGTCCAGTGGTCTCCTCTCGGCACATACCTCACCTCTGTCCATGCCCAGGGTGTCCAGCTTTGGGGCGGTCCTTCATGGACACGACAGGCCCGGTTCGCTCACCCCTTCGTGAACCTGGTCGCTTTCTCTCCTGGCGAGAAGTACATCGTCACCTGGTCTAACCGCCCTATCTCCATCCCCGACGAGGGCCACCCCGCCCTTTCGATCGACGACCATGGCAAGAACTACGTGATCTGGGACATCGCCACCGCTAAACCTCTGCGATCTTTCGCCAACCTCGAACCCCCCAAGGTGGAGGATGGCAAGCCCCCGCCTAAGATGCAGTGGCCTGCCTTCAAGTGGTCTGCTGACGACAAGTACGTTGCCCGTCTGAACCCCGGCCAGTCCATCTCCGTATACGAACTCCCCCGCATGAACCTTCTCGACAAGACTTCCATCAAGATCGAGGGTGTTGTGGACTTTGACTGGGCTCCTGCTACCCCCAAGCGCGATGGTGTCAAGGACTACGAGCAGCTCTTCTGCTACTGGACTCCTGAAATCGGCAGCAACCCCGCCAAGGTCGGCTTGATGAGTGTTCCCTCAAAACAGGTCGTTCGATCCCTGAACCTCTTCAGCGTTAGCGACGCTAAGCTTCACTGGCAATCCGAGGCTGCCTACATTTGTGTCAAGGTCGATAGACACTCCAAGTCGAAGAAGTCTCAAGCAACCACACTCGAGATTTTCcgtgtcaaggagaagggtgtCCCTGTTGAGGTCGTTGACACTATTAAGGATACTGTTATCAACTTTGCCTGGGAGCCCAAGGGTGATAGGtttgccatcatctccacAACCGAGCCCGTGGGAGTTACTGCTGTCCCTCCCAAGACTGCAGTTTCCTTCTTTTGCCCtgagaaagccaagaaaggCCAACAAGTGGGTAACTTCAAGCACCTTCGAACgcttgacaagaagaacagcaacGCCATCTACTGGTCACCCCGCGGTCGCTTTGTTGTCATTGCCACCATTGCCAACCAACAGAGTTCCGaccttgacttctttgaCCTTGATTTCGAGGGCGAGAAGCCCGAGTCCGATAAGGACCTTACCGCCAACCTCCAGGCTATGAACACCGCCGACCACTACGGTGTCACAGATGTTGAGTGGGACCCCTCAGGCCGATTCGTCGCCTCGTGGGCTTCTGCTTGGAAGCACTCA ATGGAAAACGGCTACCACATTTACGATTTCAAGGGTGAGGCTCTACGAGAAGAGCCCATTGAGAAGTTCAAGCAGTTCTCATGGCGCCCTCGGCCCGCGACTCTGCTCACCAAGGAGGAACAGAAGGCTGTGCGCAAGAACCTTCGAGAATACAGCCGCGTCTTTGagcaagaagatgctgaccGTGGTGCGTCCGCTGACTTGGCTGTGGTTGAGGCTCGCCGACACATGCTCGAGGAGTGGTACAACTGGCGCGAGTCCGTCGAGGGCGAGATTCTGGAGGAGCGCGAAGCTCTTGGCCTACCAAAGGATCCTCATGCTCCTCTGCTAGAGGCCTACACAAAGTCTCTCGAGGGCTTAACATCAGAGGCTGATCGGGTGATTGAGGAGATTGTGGAGGAGGTTATtgaggagagtgaggagaTCCTCGCATAG
- a CDS encoding probable CCT2-chaperonin of the TCP1 ring complex, cytosolic has translation MLSFQPTQIFEEGTTEEKGENARLSAFVGAIAVGDLVKSTLGPKGMDKILQSASTAEIMVTNDGATILKSIALDNAAAKVLVNISKVQDDEVGDGTTSVAVLAAELLREAEKLVDKKIHPQTIIEGYRIASQAALKALEGSAVDHSKNPEAFRQDLLAIARTTLSSKVLAQDRKQFAELAVDAVLRLKSSDLNHIQIIKKAGGKLSDSYLDEGFILDKKIGVNQPKRLEKAKILVANTSMDTDKVKIFGARVKVGSTSKLAELEKAEKEKMKAKVEKIKAHGINCFINRQLIYNWPEQLFTDAGIMSIEHADFDGIERLALVTGGEIASTFDHPDQVKLGHCDVIEEVIIGEDTLIKFSGVAGGEACTIVLRGATEQLLDEAERSLHDALAVLSQTVKEPRTTLGGGCAEMLMAKAVEGAATRVEGKRQLAVSSFAIALRQLPTILADNAGLDSGDLVARLRKALYDGLTTYGLDLMTPGGGITDMRDLGVIESYKLKKAVVSSASEAAELLLRVDDIIRAAPRRRERM, from the exons ATGCTT TCTTTCCAACCAACCCAAATTTTTGAGGAGGGCACTACTGAGGAAAAGGGCGAGAATGCTCGTCTCTCTGCCTTTGTCGGTGCCATCGCCGTCGGTGACCTCGTAAAGAGCACCCTTGGTCCTAAGGGTATGGACAAGATTCTCCAGTCAGC CTCCACCGCCGAAATCATGGTTACCAACGACGGTGCCACAATCCTCAAGTCGATCGCCCTCGATAACGCCGCCGCAAAGGTTCTGGTCAATATTTCAAAGGTCCAAGACGATGAAGTCGGTGACGGTACCACCTCCGTTGctgttcttgctgctgagctgTTGAGAGAGGCGGAGAAGCTGgtcgacaagaagatccaCCCACAGACTATCATCGAGGGCTACCGGATAGCCAGCCAGGCTGCGCTGAAGGCGTTGGAAGGATCAGCCGTCGATCACAGCAAGAACCCCGAGGCCTTCCGACAAGATCTGCTTGCCATTGCTCGAACAACACTCAGCTCCAAGGTCCTGGCCCAGGACCGCAAACAGTTCGCCGAATTGGCCGTTGATGCAGTCCTCCGACTCAAGTCATCCGACCTCAACCAcatccagatcatcaagaaggccgGAGGCAAACTCAGCGACTCCTACCTCGACGAAGGTTTCATTCTCGATAAGAAGATTGGTGTCAACCAGCCCAAGCGACtagagaaggccaagatccTGGTGGCCAACACCTCCATGGACAccgacaaggtcaagatctTTGGTGCCCGTGTCAAGGTTGGCTCAACAAGCAAacttgctgagcttgagaaggccgagaaggagaagatgaaggccaaggttgagaagatcaaggcacACGGCATTAACTGCTTCATCAACCGACAGCTCATTTACAACTGGCCCGAGCAGCTGTTTACTGATGCCGGTATCATGTCAATTGAGCATGCTGACTTCGACGGTATTGAGCGTCTTGCCCTGGTCACAGGAGGTGAGATTGCCTCGACCTTTGACCACCCCGATCAAGTCAAGCTTGGCCACTGTGACGTTATCGAGGAGGTTATTATTGGAGAAGATACTCTCATCAAGTTTTCTGGTGtggctggtggtgaagcTTGCACAATTGTCCTTCGAGGTGCCACAGAACAGCTCCTCGATGAGGCCGAGCGAAGTCTGCACGATGCCCTTGCTGTTCTGTCACAGACTGTCAAGGAACCTCGAACCACCCTTGGCGGTGGTTGTGCCGAGATGCTTATGGCCAAGGCGGTTGAGGGCGCTGCTACCCGGGTTGAGGGTAAGCGACAGCTGGCTGTCTCCAGCTTTGCCATCGCTCTTCGACAACTTCCCACTATCCTTGCCGACAATGCTGGCCTCGACTCTGGTGACCTTGTTGCCAGATTACGCAAGGCTCTCTACGATGGTCTTACCACTTACGGCCTGGACCTGATGACCCCTGGTGGTGGTATTACTGATATGCGAGATCTCGGCGTTATCGAGAGTtacaagttgaagaaggctgtGGTGTCTTCGGCCAGCGAAGCCGCAGAG CTCCTTCTTCGAGTGGACGATATCATCCGGGCAGCTCCTCGTCGACGAGAGCGTATGTAA